The nucleotide window GCCAACACGCTCGTCTTTGTAAAGGACCACGGAATCGTGCTCCGCGAACCCTCGGTGGTCGCGGTCCATGCCGGCACGAACAAGGTGCTCGCCGTTGGCGATGAGGCCAAGCGCATGCTCGGCCGCACTCCCGGCAACATCGTCGCGATTCGCCCTCTCAAGGATGGCGTCATCGCCGATTTCGAGGTGACCGAGGCAATGCTTCGCCACTTCATCAGCAAGGTCCACAGTCGCAGTCGGATGCGCCGCCCGCGGGTGGTCATCGCCGTGCCGAGTGGAATTACCGAAGTCGAGAAGCGCGCCGTGCGCGAGAGTGCCATTCACGCGGGCGCCCGCGAGGTGCACCTCATCGAGGAGCCCATGGCCGCCGCGATCGGGGTCGGCCTGCCCGTGCAGGACGCCGCGGGTAACATGATCATCGACATCGGTGGCGGCACGACGGAAGTCGCGCTCATCTCGCTCTCGGGCATCGTTTTCAGCCGCAGCGTGCGCGTTGCCGGCGACGAACTCGACGAGGCCATCGCCCAATACATGAAGCGGGCCTACAACCTCATGATCGGTGAGCGCACCGCGGAGGAGATCAAGATCAAGATCGGCTCGGCCTACAAGCTCGAGAAGGAAGTCAGCATGGAAGTGAAAGGTCGCGATCTCGTGGCCGGCCTGCCGAAAACCATCACCATCACCTCGCAGGAAGTGCGCGAGGCCCTTATGGAACCCATTTCGACGATCGTCGATTCCGTGCGCATCACGCTCGAGCGCTGTCCGCCCGAGCTCTCCGCCGACCTCGTGGACCGCGGCCTCGTGCTGGCGGGCGGCGGCGCTCTGTTGCGCGGCCTCGATCGGTTGCTCGCCGAGGAAACCGGCCTGCCGGTGCACGTCGCGGAGGATCCTCTCAGCGCCGTCGCCGAAGGCACGGGCAAGGCGTTGCAGGAAATCAACTTGCTGCGTCGGGTCTCCTCCATGGACCGTCAGCACATCGCGACCTCGATCTAGTCTCGTTCGCCTGGACGTAGCGCCGTTCTCCGGGATGGCGATTCCTCGCACGCATGAAGAAAGTCAACATCCTCCTCGCGGTGATCGTCGTGTTGCTGGCGATCTTCCTGACCCTGCTGAGTTCGGGGTCCGCGCAGAAGGTCCAGCGGAGCGTGATGTCGGTATTGTCGCCGTTCCTGCGCACCGGCTCGGCAGTCCAGCAGGGGCTGGGCGCGATGGGGAAGGGACTCAAGACGCTCGACCAGCTCGAAGCGGATAACCGCCGCCTCGAGCGCGAGAACAAGGAGCTGCGCGCGACGAACATCATCCTTCGCGACATGGAGGCGGAGAACAACAAGCTGCGCGCCGCGATGGATTATCGCGAGCGATCGGTGTTCGGTCTCGTGCCCGCGCAGGTGATCACCCGTGACGCGTCCACCTGGTGGAATACCGTGACGATCAACCGCGGCTTCGAGGACGGCGTGGATGACGGCATGCAGGGCGGTCCGCCGATGACGGTGATCACGGATACCGGTCTCGTCGGCAAGGTGATGACTGCCGGAAAGAACGACGCGAAGATCGTTTTGATCACCGACGAGAACTGCAAGATCGGCGCCTACGTCGAGGGCACCCACGAGAAGGGAATCGTCAGTGGCGTGCGCGTGCAGGAGGGTGGCGCGGCCGAACTCCAGATGAGTTTTCTTTCCAAGAACGCGAACCTGCAACCCGGGCAGAAGGTTTACACGCAGGGCGTGGGCGCCGTCTTCCCCTCGGGATTGCTCATCGGAACGGTCAAGAGTTTCAAGCCGCGCGAACTGGATGGGCAGGCCATCCTCGAACCGGCGGTTGATTTTTCCACATTGGCCGATGTTTTCATCATCGCCGGGAAAAAATGAGGGACACGCTCGTCACCCTGGGCCTCGCGGTCGCGATCTTCGCGAGCTTTATCGTTCAGGAGTTCATCCCGCCCCTGCAGAGTGCGGAGGGCGCCCGCGTTCTCATCGCGCCGGCGCTGTTCTGTTACGGCGCCTGCGTCCTGCCCTTTCCGAGCATGCTCGTGCTGGCTCTCATCACGGGATTCCTCAGTGATTTTACCGCGCTGCAGATCGTGCATCGTTCGGTGGAGATGAGCGACTTCGACACGATCCAGACCGTCGCAGGCGCGGTTGAATTGTCGGCGGGGTGGTCTATCCTCCTCTTCGTGGCGTCCGGATTGATTTGCCAGGGTTTGCGGTCGCTCGTTTTGCGCGGCCACTGGTGGCTGCCGCCCTTGATGAGTGCGGTGACGACACTGGTTTACCTCGGGCTGCAATTCGGGATGATCACGATGCGGCGGTTCGATTCCGGCGGCCTGTTCTGGAGTGAAGCCGTGGCGTGGCGGATCGCCGCGCCGGCGGTGATTGCCCTTGGTCTGACGCTGGTCCTGATGCTCGGCAGTCTCCTCTTCGCAACCTTTGTCCCCGGCGACCGGCGATCGCTCCGGGAGTATTGAATGGTGCCGTCATGAAAAAAGGGGTTCCCACATTTCGCATCATCTTTCTCGCAGCGGTCATCGTCGGCGGCCTGGCGATCCTGATCAGCCGCCTCTGGTGGGTGCAGATTGTGCGTGGCGATTACTACCTCGCGAAGGTCAAGGGTGGTTCCCGGGTGACCGTGCGTCTGCCGGCCGTGCGCGGCGAGATCAAGGACCGCAATGGGGTTCCCCTCGTCGAAAATCGCGCCAGCTTCGAGGTGGACTTCTACCTGCCCGACATCGTTCGCGCTTACAAAAAGGAACACGGCAAGCCCCCGTTGCGCGACGTGAAATTTCGCCGCCGCGATCGCTACGGCAACCTGAGCGAGGTGCCCGAGGTCGATATCCCCAAGGTCGTCAACGACTCGGTGATCGAGCGGTTGACGGAACTCGGCGTGGCGGTGGATTACAACGCCGAGCAGCTTCAGACGCATTATCGCAACGAGGAACTGATTCCCTATCCGTATCGCCAGGATCTCGATTTCGACACGATGGCGAAGTTGATGGAGAACAACGTCGGTCTGCCGGGCCTGAAGGCCGAGGTGAAGCCCGTGCGCTATTATCCCTACGGCTCGCTGGCCGCCCACATCCTCGGCTACGTCGGCGCCCCGCGCGACATCGACAAGCAGCGCAAGGAGGAGGCCGAGGAGGGCAAGGATTACAATTTTTTCCAGCCCGACGTGGAGGGTAAGGCCCAGATCGAGAAGGCGATGGACAAGTATCTCCGCGGCAAGCCGGGCGTGCGGACGCTCCAGCGTGACGCGAAGAACCAGATCCTCGAGAACGACGCCCAGCTCGTTCCGCCGGAGAAAGGGGCCGATGTTTTCCTGACGATCGACGCCCGTCTCCAATACATCGTCGAGGAGACGTTGCGGGTCGCAGGACGCGCTGCCTGCGTCGTGGTCGACGTCAACAACGGCGACATTCTCGCGATGGCCTCGGTGCCTTCGTTCGATCCCAACAAGTTCGTTCCGTCGATCGCGGCCAAGGACTGGGTCGCCCTCACTTCCGACGAAACGTCGCCGCTGCTCAATCGCGCCATCAACGGCTACATTCCCGGTTCCACGTTCAAGGCGATCTCCGCGCTCGCCATCGAGCGCGCCAAGATCGGAGCCCAGCACTTCGAATGCGGTGGCGGAATGAGCTATGGCAACACCTTCATGAAATGCTGGATTTTCGGAAAAGGAAATCACGGCAGTCTCGATGTCGAGGGGGGCCTCAAGAATTCCTGCAACGGTTACTTCTTTCGCGCCGGCAATGTCGCGGGCATCGACCAGATCGACGAGATCGGCCACATGCTCGGTCTGGGGCAGCTGACCGGCATTCCGCTTTCCGGCGAAAGCCCCGGCATTCTCGACGGCCCCGAGCATCTGCGTTCGGTAAATCCGCAGGACAAATGGCGGCCCAGCCTCACGGCAAATGTCGCGATCGGGCAGGGCGCCGTGCTGGCCTCGCCGCTGCAGATGGCCATGGTCGCCGCGACGATCGCGAACGGCGGCACCTGTTATTACCCGCGAATCGTCGACCGGGTTGTCGAGGCGGATGGCACCGTCGATACGCCGGAGCCCGTGCGCGTGCGGTCGAATCTTCTCACCGACGCGGGCATGACCGCCGAACAGATCGAGCATGTGCGCCATGGCATGTGGCGCGTGGTCAACGAGGAAGGCGGCACGGCTCGCAAGGCTCGCATCGCGGGCTTCGAGGTGGCGGGCAAGACCGGCACGGCGCAGAACTGGCGCCTCGACTCGAAAGGCCGCAAGACGCAGGACAACAACACGCTCTTCATCGCATTCGCGCCCTACCAGAAGCCGAAATACGCGATCTGCGTGCTCATTCAGGGCGGCAAATCCGGCGGTGGAGTGCCAGCCCCGGTGGCGGCGAAGATTCTCGAACAGGCCTTTGCCATGGACAAGGGCGACCTCAAGGTCGATCTCGCCGCGCTCGAGCCCTCGAAGGGCAACTTCAAGTTCATCGAGTCCATCGATTTCGATCGCGACATCCCCGCCGCCGCGGCGGCCGATCAGGAGACGGTGGAAACCGTTGCTTCCGCCTCCGCCACGGTTCGCGACGTGGCCAGCGACACGGAGGAGCCGAGCATTCGCGCCGAGCCCGACAGCGAAGGGCGCGTGAAGCCGCAGCCGAAGGAGAAGAAGCGCGGCCTCCTCGACAATTTTTTCAACTTTGGTGGCAGCAAGAAGAAACCAAAACCGGAGCGCGAAGAGCGCAAGCCGGGTTGGAATCCCTTCCGCCGCTAGGATGAAACCCTCCGTCACCTTAACACCGCCCGCCCCGAGGGGATCGGGCTCACCAACGAATGATCGAAACTGTCAAACGCATACTAGGTCTGGGTCGCAAGCCCACGGGAACAAAACTGATCATCAGCTGCGAGAAGCTCGAGAAGCGCGTCGCGCTCCTCGAGAATAACCGGCTCGAGGAATACACGATCGAGCGCGAGACCGAGCGCAACATCGTGGGCGGCATCTACAAGGGCAAGGTCCGCAACATCGAGCACGGGCTGAAGGCGATGTTCGTCGACATCGGCTTCGAGAAGAACGCATTCCTTCATTTCTGGGATGCCATTCCCGCCGCGCTCGACAGCGGCATCGAGACCGTTTCCCGCGAGGGCAAGGGCGGCAAAGGCGGCGGCAAGAAAAAGCAGCCCATCACCGCCAAGGACATTCCGAATATCTATCCCGTCGGCTCCGATGTGATCGTGCAGGTCAGCAAGGGTCCGATCAGCAACAAGGGCCCTCGCATCACGACGAACATCAGCATGCCCGGGCGCTATCTCGTCCTCATGCCGTTTAACGACCAGTGCGGCATCTCGCGCAAGATCGACGATCCCAAGGAGCGTGACCGCCTGCGCAAGATCCTTCGCGAACTTGAGCTGCCCGATGGCATGGGCGTCATCATGCGCACCGCCGGCCAGGGGCAGCGCGCCCGCTATTTCGTGCGCGATCTTGGCATCCTGCTCGACCAGTGGGCCGAGATCGAGCGCGGCATGGAGGAGAAGCGCTCTCCGGCGGAACTTTTCCGCGAGCCCGATCTCATCGAGCGCTCGGTTCGCGATTTTCTCACCGACGAAGTGGATGAAGTGCTCGTCGACGACCTTCAGGCCTTCGAGCGCATGCAGGTGCTCGTGGAAAACATCTCCAAGCGGGCCAAGAAGCGCGTGCACCATTATGGCGGCGCGCAGCCGATCTTCGACTTCTTCGGCGTCCAGCCGCAGATCGACTCCGCATTCCATCGCCAGGTCTGGCTCCCGTGCGGGGGATATATCGTGATCGACGAGACCGAGGCCATGATCGCGATCGACGTGAACACCGGCCGCAACAAGGGCGCGAAGGACATGGAGAAGACCATCCTCACGACCAATCTCGAGGCCGCGGACGAGATTTCCCGCCAGCTTCGGCTGCGCAACATCGGGGGGCTCGTCGTCGCCGACTACATCGACATGAAGAGCCGGAAGGACCAGCAGGCTGTCTTCCAGCGCGTGAAGGACCGCCTCCAGCGTGACAAGGCGCGCACGCACGTGCTGCCGATTTCCGCGCTGGGCCTCATGGAAATGACCCGCCAGCGCGTGCAGGAGAGTCTCGCGAGTTCGCAGTTCGTGATTTGCCCGCATTGCAACGGCCGCGGCCGGGTAAAGAGCCCGATGACGATGAGCGTCGAGCTCCAGCGCTCGTTGCATTCCGTGATGAAGAAGCACTCGGCCGACGTGCACGAGATCAAGATCGCGGTGCATCCCGACCTTCTTGCGCGTCTGCGCGACGAGGACGAGGAACTCCTCATCGATATCGAGCGCCGCTACGCCGGCCGGCTGACGTTCCGTTCCGATCCGACCTTCCACCAGGAGAAGTTCGTCATTTCGAACGGCCTCACCGGCGTCGAACTGAAGCCCTGATTCCGATTTCGCGCGGGCGAGGCCAGCCGCCTTGCCCGCGTTCCTACTGCCGCGCAAGCGGCGGAAGGCCAGTCACCATCGAGCCTGGCAGGATTCCATTTTTCGAGAACCAGCCCTGCGGAACCTCGATGGCGTAGGCGATGGTGTCGAACTGGCTGGTCACCGCCCGTTCATCCTTCGGCTGGAGGTCGTGAATCTCCAGGATCATCCCGCTCGCATTCAGATAGGCGACGGAGAGTGGGATGATGGTGTTCTTCATCCAAAAACCCCTCCGCTGGGGGACGTTGAAGACGAACAGCATGGCCGTGCCGTCGGCCATCTCGGTGCGGAACATCATGCCCGTCTCGCGCTCGGTGTCGTCGTCGGCCACCTCCGTGGCGAGTTTCCGGTCGCCGATGGAGAGCGAGATCGTGGGCAGCTTCGGCTGGGGCTTGTCCGGAACCTGCGACAGGACCGTTCCGGAGAAAAGGAGAGACGCGAAAAGGAAACAGGCGACCGGTCGAAACATGCCCGTCTGTTAGCCGCTCCCTCCGTTTCGGGGCCAGCGGATTCTCTACGATGGACGGAGAATTCCGCGAGCGCGATCCCGTCATTGGACAAATCCGTCGATGGGGTTACGTTTTTCAGCAACCCCATGAAAACGAATCGAAACACCCGGGCCAAGGCCGTCGACGTCACTGCAGGAATCACTTTCGCAGGCCTTCTCGTCGGGCTCGGCACAGCGGCGGGACTGCTCGTTTTGCGATTTTTTTAGTCGCTGACTCGAGCGCTTTCCCGGACCGTCGCGGTCAGCGGGAGAGGGGCGTGACTCGGAGCAGATCGCCGAAGATTTGGGCGACGGTTGCGGGAGCCGTGCGGATTCGCGACTTCAGGTCGTTGATGAGCGTGGGTGGCTCGCCCATGTAGACGCGGCTGATCAATTCGTCATGGTAGGGCGAAATTCGCGAGGAGACGGAATCGGTAATCGGACCGCAGTCCTCGCCGGGTTGTTGAAGCCGACGCAGCGCGAGCGGCGTGTGGGTGTGATCGACGCCGAATCCCAGATTCTCGATGAGGTTGCGGGTGGGAACGATGGCGCGGCCGCCGAGGGAGCGACAGGTGTAGTGCCAGGAATAGTCCCACGTGTTGGCGCGCGCGAGTTCGCGACGGGCGCGGTCGAGCGTCGGCAGCCAGTAGCGGCGTTCCCAGGAGCTGGCGAAGCTCGCGCGAAGAGTGGGCAGGCGCTCGGTCCACGAATCCATCGTGAAGTCGTAGTGCTGCCACGCGCGGCGCCACGTGGCCCAGCCCCAGACCCACGCGTGCCGGCTGAACCAGGCTTTCGTCCCTGATTTCATGCGGGATGCGGCGAGATTCGTGCCGGCGACGTGCATCACGCGGGCGTCGTCGCGGTAGCGGGCGAGCATCTCGTCGCAAAACGAGAAGAAGCTCGGGTGGGGCAGGCAGTCGTCCTCGAGAATGATGGCTTCCTCGATGTGTCCGAATGCCCAGTCGAGGCCGCTGGAAACCCGTCGGCCGCACCCAAGGTTCTCCTCCGCTTCATCTCGGAGAACCTCGCACGGCCAGTCGATTCCGGTGTCGATCTGAGAGCGGACTGCGGCAACTTTGGCGGCGTCTTCCGGGTGGTCGGGTCGCGGACCGTCCGCGACGACGAGCAGCCGCGGTGGTTGGGCGGCCCGGATTCGGTCAAGGACCCGGGCGGTGAGTTCCGGGCGGTTGAAGACGAGAAAGATGACGGCGGAGCGCATCGATGGCGCGTCGATGTTACCGTTTCAGGGCCTCGGCGAGGAAGGGCGCGGTGCGGCTCCTTTTGGATTTGGCGACCTGCTCGGGCGTGCCCGCCGCGACGACCTGGCCGCCGGCTTCGCCGGCCTCGGGACCGATGTCGATCACGTAATCGGCCTCCGCGACGACGTCGAGGTGATGCTCGATCACGACAACGGTGCCGCCTTCCTCGACGAGGCGGTGGAGGACGGCGATCAGGTTTGCCACGTCGGCGGTGTGCAGGCCGATGGTCGGCTCCTCGAGCACGTAGAGCGTGGATTTTCCGACGCGGGTGGTGCGGATCACCTCGGCCTTCGCGGTGCTGCGTCGGGCGAGCTGGGTGACGAGCTTGATGCGCTGGGCCTCGCCGCCGCTGAGCGTGGGGCTGGGCTGGCCGAGCGTGAGGTAGCCGAGGCCGGTTTCGACAAGAAGATCGAGCGAGCGCTTGATCTTGGGATTCGCGGCGAAGAATTCCGCGGCCTGCTCGACGGGCATGGCCATGACGTCGCCGATCGACTTCTCGTTGTATTTCACTTCGAGCGTCGGCGGGTTGTAGCGTTTGCCCCCGCACTCCTCGCAGGGCATGTAGGTCGTCGGCAGAAAGTTCATCTCGAGCTTAATGACGCCCTGGCCCATGCAGTTCTCGCAGCGGCCGCCCTCGTTGTTGAACGAGAACCGGCTCGACGTGTAGCCGCGGACGCGTGACTCGGGAATCTGCGCGAAGACGTTGCGAATCTCGTCGAGGACCTTGATGTAGGTCGCGGGCGTGGAGCGCGACGTCTTGCCGATGGGCGACTGATCGACCTCGAGCACGGCGCCGAGCTGCTCGAGACCGGTGATCGCGATGAAGTCGGTGGAGATCGACTTGCTCTTCGACTTGCGCGTGAGGCCGTCGCGGACGGCGGGCACGAGCACGCCGCGGACGAGGGTGCTCTTGCCGGAGCCGGAAATGCCGGACACGACGGTGAGGCGATTGATCGGGATTTTGACGTCCACGCCCTGGAGGTTGTGAAGCGTGGCACCGGTGAGCTCGATCCAGCCGGGTGCGGTCTTGAGATCGCGACGCTTGCCGGAGAGCGGATGCGTCATCGGGGAGCGGAGGTATTTCGCGGTGAGCGATTCCTCGTGCTTCATCACGGTCGCGACGCTGCCTTGCGAAACGATTTGCCCGCCGTTGCGGCCGGCGCGCGGGCCGAGGTCGATGAGGTGGTCGGCGCGACGCATGGTGTCCTCGTCGTGCTCGACGATCACGAGCGAGTTGCCCTTCTTCGAGAGCTGGACGAGGGCGTCGAGCAGGCGGTCGTTGTCGCGCGGATGCAGGCCGATCGTTGGTTCGTCGAGCACGTAGAGCACGCCGCGAAGATTGCTGCCGAGCTGCGCGGCGAGGCGGATGCGCTGCGACTCGCCGCCGGAGAGCGTCTTCGACGAGCGGTCGAGGCTGAGGTAGTCGAGGCCGACTTCGCTGAGGAATTTCAGGCGCTGCTCGATCTCGGCGACGACATCGATCGCGATGGGTTTTTCGGTGGCGGTGAAGCGGAGCTTCCGGATGCGCTCGAGGCCGCGGGCGGCGGACGCGGCGGTGAAGTCGGTGATCGGGTGGCCCTTCACGCGGACGGCGCGGGCGTTCACGTTGATCCGCGCGCCGAGGCAGAGGGCGCACGTTTCGGATTCACCCTCCTCGAGGTCCTCGAATTTTTTCTCTTCTGCGAGGTCGGCCTCGAGCTGGCTGTCGAATTCCTCGGACTTCTCGGTGTGGCGCCAGACCTCGCCGAAGCCGCGGCAATGCTCGCACCAGCCGTGCGGCGAGTTGAACGAGAACATGCGCGGGTCGAGCTCCTCGAAGGCGCGCTCGCAACTCGGGCAGTTCATCGCCGTGCTGAGGATGTGCGACTTCTTCTTCGCGTCGACGATGCGCGCGGTGCCCTTTCCGGCGGTGACCGCGGCGCGGACGAGCTTCGGAATCTCGGTCGCGTTCGCGGCGGAAATTTCGCCAAGGTAGACGTCGATCGTGTGTTCCTTGAAGCGCTCGAGTTTCTGGAAGGTGTCGACGGGCGTGAGTTTGCCGTCCACGAGCAGCGTCGTGTAGCCCTGGCGCGCTGCCCAGCGGGCGACCTCGGTGTGGAAGCCCTTGCGGGCCTTCACGAGCGGGGCGAAGAGCCTGACCGGGCCTTTCGCGACGAGCGCCTCGACGTGACTGATGATCGCGCTGACGGTCTGCGTCTCCACGGGCACGTCGCAGTCCGGACAATATTGCGTGCCGAGCTTCGAGAAGAGCAGGCGGAGGAAGTGGTAGACCTCGGTGACGGTGGCGACGGTGGACTTGCCGCCGCCGCGGGTGACGCGCTGTTCGATCGCGACGCTGGGCGGCAGGCCCTCGATGGAATCGACCTCGGGTTTCTCGAGCTGATCGACGAACTGCCGCGCGTAGGGCGACATGCTGTCGAGGAACCGGCGCTGGCCCTCGGCGAAGAGGATGTCGAACGCGAGCGTGGACTTGCCCGAGCCACTCATGCCGGTGATGACGACGACCTTGTCGCGTGGAATGTCGATCGAGATGTTCTTGAGGTTGTGCTCGCGGGCGCCGCGAATGCTGATCGCCTCCTTCGCGGCGGCGCCGTTCCTGAGGGCGAGCTGGTAGCTGAGCGGCGCCTCCTCGACGCGGCCGACGGCGCCCTTGAGCGCCTCGGCGAGGAAGCGGCCGGTGTGGGACTCCGCGACCTGCGCGACCTGCTCGGGGGTGCCCTCGGCGATGAGGAGGCCGCCTTCGTCGCCGGCGTCGGGGCCAAGGTCGACGATCCAGTCGGCGGATTTGATGACCTCGAGGTTGTGCTCGATGACGATGAGGCTGTTGCCTTCGTCGACAAGGCGCTGGAAGACCTGGAGGAGCTGCGCGACATCGTCGATGTGCAGGCCGGTGGTGGGCTCGTCGAAGATGAGCAGCGCCTCGGTGCCGCGCTTCTCGACGAGGTGGTTCACCAGTTTCAGGCGCTGGGATTCACCGCCGGAGAGAATGTTCAGCGGCTGGCCGAGGCGCAGGTATTCGAGGCCGACATCGGCCATGAGCTGGAGCGGGCGGGTGATCTCGTCTTTGCGTTCCTTGCCCGTGAAGAACTCGATCGCCTCGCGGACGGTCATTTCCAGCACGTCGTGAATCGACTTGTCGGCGATCTGGATCTTGAGGACGTGCGCCTGGTAGCGCCGGCCTTCGCACTCGGGGCAGCGGAGGAAGAGGTCGCTGAGGAACTGCATCTCGACCTTCTCGAAGCCGAGGCCGGCGCAGCGTTCGCAGCGGCCATTGCCGGAATTGAACGAGAACGAGCTGGCGGTGAGGCCGGCGGAGGTGGCGTCGTCCGTGGCCGCGAAGAGCGCGCGGATGCCGTCGAACGCGCCGATGTAAACGGCGGGCGTCGAGCGCGGGCTGCGCGCGATGGACGACTGGTCGACCATCACGATCTCCTCGATGTCCTCGCCGCCATCGATGCCGGCGACGCGGCCGGCGGGATCAAGGTCGTCGCCCTCGCTGCCGACGAGGTTCTTGTAGAGGACGTTGTGGATGAGCGTGGACTTGCCGGAGCCGGAGACGCCGGTGACGCAGCAGAACACGCCGAGCGGAATGCGGACGTCGAGGTCGTGCAGGTTGTGATGCTCGATGCCGGTGAGTTCGATGAATTCCAGGGGCTCGCGGCGATCCTCGGGAATCGGGATCGATTTCCTGCCGTGGAGATACGCGCCGGTGAGGGTATCGCTCCCGAGTTCCGCGAGCGGGCCGCTGTAGGTGAGCTCGCCGCCAAGGTTGCCACGGCCGGGGCCGATGTCCACGAGATGGTCGGCGGCGCGCATGATGGCCTCCTCGTGCTCGACGACGAGGAGGGTGTTTCCCTTGTCGCGGAGCGCGCGCATGACGGCGAGCAGCCGCTGGGTGTCGCGCGGATGCAGGCCGACGCTGGGTTCGTCCATGACGA belongs to Chthoniobacterales bacterium and includes:
- a CDS encoding rod shape-determining protein, with product MFDKILGFLSHDIGIDLGTANTLVFVKDHGIVLREPSVVAVHAGTNKVLAVGDEAKRMLGRTPGNIVAIRPLKDGVIADFEVTEAMLRHFISKVHSRSRMRRPRVVIAVPSGITEVEKRAVRESAIHAGAREVHLIEEPMAAAIGVGLPVQDAAGNMIIDIGGGTTEVALISLSGIVFSRSVRVAGDELDEAIAQYMKRAYNLMIGERTAEEIKIKIGSAYKLEKEVSMEVKGRDLVAGLPKTITITSQEVREALMEPISTIVDSVRITLERCPPELSADLVDRGLVLAGGGALLRGLDRLLAEETGLPVHVAEDPLSAVAEGTGKALQEINLLRRVSSMDRQHIATSI
- the mreC gene encoding rod shape-determining protein MreC encodes the protein MKKVNILLAVIVVLLAIFLTLLSSGSAQKVQRSVMSVLSPFLRTGSAVQQGLGAMGKGLKTLDQLEADNRRLERENKELRATNIILRDMEAENNKLRAAMDYRERSVFGLVPAQVITRDASTWWNTVTINRGFEDGVDDGMQGGPPMTVITDTGLVGKVMTAGKNDAKIVLITDENCKIGAYVEGTHEKGIVSGVRVQEGGAAELQMSFLSKNANLQPGQKVYTQGVGAVFPSGLLIGTVKSFKPRELDGQAILEPAVDFSTLADVFIIAGKK
- a CDS encoding penicillin-binding transpeptidase domain-containing protein — its product is MKKGVPTFRIIFLAAVIVGGLAILISRLWWVQIVRGDYYLAKVKGGSRVTVRLPAVRGEIKDRNGVPLVENRASFEVDFYLPDIVRAYKKEHGKPPLRDVKFRRRDRYGNLSEVPEVDIPKVVNDSVIERLTELGVAVDYNAEQLQTHYRNEELIPYPYRQDLDFDTMAKLMENNVGLPGLKAEVKPVRYYPYGSLAAHILGYVGAPRDIDKQRKEEAEEGKDYNFFQPDVEGKAQIEKAMDKYLRGKPGVRTLQRDAKNQILENDAQLVPPEKGADVFLTIDARLQYIVEETLRVAGRAACVVVDVNNGDILAMASVPSFDPNKFVPSIAAKDWVALTSDETSPLLNRAINGYIPGSTFKAISALAIERAKIGAQHFECGGGMSYGNTFMKCWIFGKGNHGSLDVEGGLKNSCNGYFFRAGNVAGIDQIDEIGHMLGLGQLTGIPLSGESPGILDGPEHLRSVNPQDKWRPSLTANVAIGQGAVLASPLQMAMVAATIANGGTCYYPRIVDRVVEADGTVDTPEPVRVRSNLLTDAGMTAEQIEHVRHGMWRVVNEEGGTARKARIAGFEVAGKTGTAQNWRLDSKGRKTQDNNTLFIAFAPYQKPKYAICVLIQGGKSGGGVPAPVAAKILEQAFAMDKGDLKVDLAALEPSKGNFKFIESIDFDRDIPAAAAADQETVETVASASATVRDVASDTEEPSIRAEPDSEGRVKPQPKEKKRGLLDNFFNFGGSKKKPKPEREERKPGWNPFRR
- a CDS encoding Rne/Rng family ribonuclease, whose protein sequence is MIETVKRILGLGRKPTGTKLIISCEKLEKRVALLENNRLEEYTIERETERNIVGGIYKGKVRNIEHGLKAMFVDIGFEKNAFLHFWDAIPAALDSGIETVSREGKGGKGGGKKKQPITAKDIPNIYPVGSDVIVQVSKGPISNKGPRITTNISMPGRYLVLMPFNDQCGISRKIDDPKERDRLRKILRELELPDGMGVIMRTAGQGQRARYFVRDLGILLDQWAEIERGMEEKRSPAELFREPDLIERSVRDFLTDEVDEVLVDDLQAFERMQVLVENISKRAKKRVHHYGGAQPIFDFFGVQPQIDSAFHRQVWLPCGGYIVIDETEAMIAIDVNTGRNKGAKDMEKTILTTNLEAADEISRQLRLRNIGGLVVADYIDMKSRKDQQAVFQRVKDRLQRDKARTHVLPISALGLMEMTRQRVQESLASSQFVICPHCNGRGRVKSPMTMSVELQRSLHSVMKKHSADVHEIKIAVHPDLLARLRDEDEELLIDIERRYAGRLTFRSDPTFHQEKFVISNGLTGVELKP
- a CDS encoding DUF192 domain-containing protein produces the protein MFRPVACFLFASLLFSGTVLSQVPDKPQPKLPTISLSIGDRKLATEVADDDTERETGMMFRTEMADGTAMLFVFNVPQRRGFWMKNTIIPLSVAYLNASGMILEIHDLQPKDERAVTSQFDTIAYAIEVPQGWFSKNGILPGSMVTGLPPLARQ
- a CDS encoding glycosyltransferase family A protein, with the translated sequence MRSAVIFLVFNRPELTARVLDRIRAAQPPRLLVVADGPRPDHPEDAAKVAAVRSQIDTGIDWPCEVLRDEAEENLGCGRRVSSGLDWAFGHIEEAIILEDDCLPHPSFFSFCDEMLARYRDDARVMHVAGTNLAASRMKSGTKAWFSRHAWVWGWATWRRAWQHYDFTMDSWTERLPTLRASFASSWERRYWLPTLDRARRELARANTWDYSWHYTCRSLGGRAIVPTRNLIENLGFGVDHTHTPLALRRLQQPGEDCGPITDSVSSRISPYHDELISRVYMGEPPTLINDLKSRIRTAPATVAQIFGDLLRVTPLSR